The following proteins are co-located in the Phaeodactylum tricornutum CCAP 1055/1 chromosome 2, whole genome shotgun sequence genome:
- the Pt-BUB3 gene encoding WD40 mitotic checkpoint-like protein similar to spleen mitotic checkpoint BUB3 (BUB3 is a mitotic checkpoint protein involved in sensing of unattached chromosomes. deletion abolishes mitotic checkpoint function in Saccharomyces cerevisiae.): MSSVSIPPEPKVLSDNPTDGVTALAFLSPSLLASTSWDGTLRIHNVADQTLQCAQTVTEAGPLLSMAVHGNYSHQNDRPEETSTLATVPPIYVGGLDGSIRRFAAHAAGSRLANGNDDNNSQKNPCLLSRHHKAAVSCLQWIPHAQGAWLVSAGWDGFLYLWDPTAIADTEVAKLPPPLATLSLPGKAFSMDVHTSESRTLSRIVVACAGRRVCVVQVTTSTGTEGSHETHTAPGLLPQVELVLDRESTLKYQTRCVRFLQDGVGIALASIEGRVAIEYFEELDIPAEGKKAYTFKCHRDGDMVYPVNCLAFHPVHGTFATGGCDGTVVTWDGSNKKKLVALPKFPTSIAALAFSPDGSQLAIASSYTFEDGEREHPRDEIYIRAVLDSEVLPKRKQ, translated from the exons ATGTCTAGTGTTTCGATTCCTCCCGAGCCCAAGGTGTTGTCCGACAATCCCACCGATGGTGTGACGGCCCTCGCATTTCTCTCCCCGTCCCTCCTCGCGTCCACGTCCTGGGACGGCACTCTACGGATACACAACGTCGCTGATCAGACCCTCCAGTGTGCGCAAACCGTCACGGAAGCGGGCCCTTTACTGAGTATGGCAGTTCACGGTAATTATAGTCATCAGAATGATCGTCCGGAGGAGACGTCGACACTAGCGACGGTCCCACCAATCTACGTGGGGGGATTGGACGGCAGCATTCGACGTTTTGCCGCCCATGCAGCCGGGAGCCGCCTCGCCAACGgtaacgacgacaacaatagCCAGAAGAATCCATGTTTGCTCAGTCGGCACCACAAGGCTGCCGTCTCTTGTCTCCAATGGATACCGCACGCACAGGGCGCTTGGTTGGTTTCCGCTGGCTGGGACGGGTTCTTGTATTTGTGGGATCCCACCGCGATCGCCGACACGGAAGTAGCGAAGttaccaccaccactggCAACCCTATCACTACCGGGAAAGGCTTTTTCTATGGATGTGCACACGTCCGAATCGCGGACGTTGTCCCGAATCGTGGTGGCCTGTGCCGGCAGACGAGTGTGTGTGGTCCAGGTCACCACTAGTACGGGGACGGAAGGTTCTCACGAAACTCATACGGCACCAGGGTTACTGCCGCAAGTAGAACTAGTGTTGGATCGTGAAAGTACCTTGAAGTATCAAACCCGATGCGTCCGCTTTTTGCAAGATGGCGTGGGGATTGCCCTCGCATCGATCGAAGGACGGGTCGCGATTGAGTATTTCGAAGAGTTGGATATTCCTGCCGAAGGAAAAAAGGCCTACACCTTCAAATGTCACCGCGATGGTGATATGGTGTATCCGGTAAACTGTTTGGCCTTCCATCCGGTACACGGCACCTTTGCCACGGGAGGCTGCGACGGAACCGTCG TCACGTGGGACGGctcgaacaagaaaaagctcgTCGCGCTGCCGAAATTCCCTACGTCGATCGCTGCACTCGCATTCTCCCCCGACGGATCGCAACTGGCCATTGCCAGCTCGTACACGTTTGAAGATGGCGAACGGGAACATCCGCGCGACGAAATATACATTCGTGCCGTGCTGGATTCCGAAGTTTTGCCAAAACGCAAGCAATAA
- a CDS encoding predicted protein, whose protein sequence is MQKRRQLDRVPKRLRTRGALRTISSVLFFARSTEAFSPRCAFVTRKPCHAKSTSRRFIFAPKGSGYFRPEDEESVLPKTYEPMMEYPGTMRPGRTPENMPFHDLPIGDNDPDPVPWPHFQQIEWHHQWDPPHEHPIPMEDFIEMHGRWATPEMEAAMRAGVRRDVRDRREQAEADKRDMIITDDDEDDDIADIENDPISLGDGMFGKLGSDADRLETAAATAAPKKGEIVDDADEDEDDGALDDFLLDLGLDAELDDDSDSLDDKKSSSKKSSTKKDDDLDLDAALGFTNDEDDDDDDESSVVKSNRGTTAMINVDDDSDLEFGLDDDDDIDDGVDTVPLDDFNDSENLDTEDVFDDGGFDFDDGDGGGDGGDSW, encoded by the coding sequence ATGCAAAAGAGGCGGCAGCTCGACCGTGTTCCAAAGCGGCTTCGGACTCGGGGCGCCCTGAGGACAATATCTTCAGTGCTGTTTTTCGCGCGATCTACCGAAGCCTTCTCGCCCCGTTGCGCTTTCGTGACGAGAAAGCCGTGTCACGCTAAATCCACCTCCCGGCGTTTCATTTTCGCTCCGAAGGGATCGGGATATTTTCGTCCGGAGGATGAAGAAAGCGTCCTGCCAAAAACCTACGAGCCCATGATGGAATATCCAGGAACGATGCGTCCGGGCCGTACTCCGGAAAACATGCCTTTCCACGATTTACCAATTGGTGACAATGATCCAGATCCAGTACCTTGGCCTCACTTTCAACAAATCGAGTGGCATCATCAGTGGGACCCCCCGCACGAACACCCCATCCCGATGGAGGACTTTATCGAAATGCACGGTCGCTGGGCTACTCCAGAAATGGAAGCCGCCATGCGAGCCGGTGTGCGACGGGACGTCCGGGATCGACGTGAACAGGCCGAAGCCGATAAAAGGGACATGATTATTacggatgacgatgaagatgatgacatCGCAGATATTGAGAATGATCCCATATCTTTGGGCGATGGCATGTTCGGAAAGCTTGGATCGGATGCGGATCGACTCGAAACTGCCGCAGCTACAGCGGCACCCAAGAAGGGAGAAATCGTGGATGATGCAGAtgaggacgaggacgatggTGCACTGGACGACTTCCTACTGGATCTAGGCTTGGATGCGGAGCTGGACGACGATTCTGATTCTTTGGACGACAAGAAGTCTTCCTCGAAAAAAAGTAGTACAAAGAAGGACGATGACCTCGATTTGGACGCGGCCCTGGGTTTTAcgaacgacgaagatgatgacgacgatgatgagtCTAGTGTTGTCAAGAGTAACAGGGGAACTACGGCTATGATAAATGTAGATGACGATAGCGACTTAGAGTTTGGgctcgatgacgacgatgatatCGATGATGGTGTTGACACGGTACCATTGGATGACTTCAACGACAGCGAGAATCTCGACACGGAAGATGTATTTGACGACGGTggctttgattttgatgacggtgatggtggtggcgatGGCGGCGACAGCTGGTAG
- a CDS encoding predicted protein produces the protein MSGFGSSFGSPAPGGPASGPSLFGASSSTPNNSATAGHTQSNNTGFGASTSPPAFGAPVSFAPTVAFAAPAPALAAPLFGSPTSVFGNRSPAPRSRSTSPIPPINISSLSDRNALRFTGSHNGRSHMPADLQSKSEEAPNYAALRTDPQGGRADLGSAVSMVGTCPYMCPDEELLRREREGDIQLLETPQPGTLHPESWTYRDTVVKRFRRSAADYKLDVPEWVRPPDVLERVCSYLEEWIMEKDRQGPDQRFPQGGVPPSLDVYQFIWDRTRMIRKDFILQNYVGTGGACDARAVRCHERIARWHAMCEHQLSHISEYVSHQSQQNIQELGQTMKTLNQYYDDSLKRSLIEVPDAQGNETRLNLLGQAHGCESNSVQGPNPVDYDGTPLSNDEDTSRVSLRVIGGDVSRSSMHGTAEPEMRGLYILLTIDNDGGMEVLKYAAWLFRERPYIYQSQPVQLAMTIYKAKREFNYARFFSILRSSSTPYLFACIMFKHVQVMRKNAFQIMSKTFGVRSSATEAIYDAYPLRDLMRLLCFEDIEEARNACQHYNITCKEMKIKTSASGTRIEDIVFWRATKFRVPTDAEKGTIVQLRPKKMIKTIESKLNGATRLAVCRGEVSAFGASPTDREFPLVSAQSQNVALKEDTVKRNSGEEVASLAARKQEIERQQQEELEKRQQIERRRLDEERIRHEAEREQRISLELKRQDMESKQREIELRQQQAKERIELERLQKEEVEQQRKLEEEAERKARDEEVRRQLELERLEKTRREELKRLDEEARKREEVEKQRLQREAEEAEARRQEEAARQKKLALEKEKERQQCEEKARLNDVRWREQTEEAKKILLWKRWKQKLPKYLENAEETARMLQHLSPTSSASLKLVKLLHGATTFHSHQPASLLRHKFSYPPDLRMVLENLLNQDTKQINLSSGIAESLSRIWRCSRLDNSCQKCFLFKIGVLCPQSKSIRLQSLSELLKAWLQTVLSFHKIHETSTTFVNVRVVVTDSNHSKMDDCDCVLVVVPVMFSIGEELLRLKGLSSTIGRTVPRVVLGLTDNFDRACVDDMNRRLDDTFSSLSNNITLVNNAELSLEDVRGALHCACEQIAQRITEEAPVVIQRMTPEQVACKCISDAISQSGPTEKRDKIVELAQAALIIMIEEMEDVAAERERAPSWPASEFANDSGRVLHYFGRGEHLPLLWSSTLSLGNVESRLTPMSTVLNGSLPDALEQLLRGAPEQILYECHTLLDKRLFRQCLQQSLFWFRDAIHPCTSESFLYFAPGDVDCIAQATGIRLRNLVERENSICFEANEGKDDVRENDLFAEVIDSPLEFDGEAQLALGSATETPTPPASPEVTKTTPKRALSDASIQPIDSVEAGSFAKQTPGAVPTPQSLSYGTSPKRARQTSVATTSLVAVSSDVMHSRKWTERLEALASGDVMADMIVGQYMLSALVQDAPPLTKE, from the exons ATGTCGGGGTTTGGCAGCAGTTTTGGCAGTCCGGCTCCTGGTGGTCCAGCCTCTGGACCTTCTTTATTTGGCGCGAGCAGTAGCACACCGAACAACAGCGCGACGGCGGGTCACACACAATCCAACAACACCGGATTTGGCGCCTCGACGTCACCGCCAGCTTTTGGCGCACCCGTTTCCTTCGCTCCCACTGTCGCATTTGCAGCTCCCGCTCCGGCTCTCGCCGCGCCTCTCTTTGGTAGCCCAACTTCTGTTTTCGGAA ATCGGTCGCCGGCACCTCGCAGTCGAAGTACCAGCCCGATACCACCGATCAACATTTCGTCTCTCTCAGATCGCAACGCACTTCGGTTTACTGGAAGTCATAATGGGAGATCTCACATGCCAGCTGATCTACAATCCAAGTCAGAAGAAGCTCCAAACTACGCGGCACTTCGTACGGATCCACAAGGAGGTCGTGCAGATTTAGGATCGGCTGTTTCTATGGTTGGCACGTGTCCGTACATGTGTCCCGACGAAGAGCTCCTTCGCCGAGAAAGAGAGGGGGACATTCAGCTTCTAGAGACCCCACAGCCGGGAACGTTGCACCCAGAATCATGGACGTATCGTGACACCGTCGTTAAGCGCTTTCGAAGATCAGCCGCCGATTACAAGCTGGATGTACCTGAATGGGTGCGTCCTCCTGATGTCCTGGAGCGTGTTTGCTCGTATCTGGAAGAATGGATTATG GAAAAAGATCGACAAGGACCAGACCAGCGCTTTCCTCAGGGAGGTGTGCCCCCGTCGCTCGATGTCTACCAATTTATCTGGGACCGCACAAGAATGATACGGAAAGATTTCATCTTGCAAAATTATGTTGGAACAGGAGGCGCTTGTGACGCCCGGGCTGTACGATGCCACGAACGGATAGCAAGATGGCACGCAATGTGTGAGCACCAATTGAGTCATATCTCAGAGTACGTGTCCCATCAAAGTCAGCAGAATATTCAGGAGCTCGGTCAGACGATGAAAACTCTAAATCAATACTACGATGACTCTCTTAAGCGATCCCTCATCGAAGTACCTGATGCACAGGGCAACGAGACAAGGCTTAACTTACTTGGCCAAGCACACGGATGTGAATCCAATTCTGTGCAAGGTCCCAACCCTGTTGACTATGATGGGACTCCTTTGTCGAATGACGAAGATACGAGTCGGGTATCCCTTCGGGTTATTGGCGGTGATGTATCGCGTAGCTCGATGCATGGTACTGCCGAACCCGAAATGCGTGGATTGTATATTCTCCTTAcaatcgacaacgacggagGAATGGAAGTCCTCAAGTATGCTGCGTGGCTTTTTCGAGAACGTCCTTATATCTATCAATCGCAGCCAGTCCAACTCGCTATGACCATCTACAAG GCAAAGCGAGAGTTTAATTACGCtcgtttcttttccattttgcgaTCATCATCGACTCCATATCTATTTGCGTGCATCATGTTTAAACATGTTCAAGTGATGCGCAAGAATGCATTCCAAATCATGTCAAAAACGTTCGGAGTCCGTAGTTCTGCAACTGAAGCTATCTACGATGCCTATCCATTAAGGGACTTGATGAGACTGTTGTGTTTTGAGGACATAGAGGAAGCTAGAAATGCATGCCAACACTACAACATTACCTGCAAAGAAATGAAGATAAAAACGTCTGCTAGTGGTACTCGTATTGAGGATATCGTGTTTTGGAGAGCAACGAAATTTAGAGTACCCACAGATGCCGAGAAGGGAACAATTGTTCAGCTACGACCCAAAAAGATGATCAAGACCATTGAAAGCAAGTTAAATGGAGCCACCCGACTAGCCGTTTGCAGAGGAGAAGTGAGTGCTTTTGGGGCATCGCCTACAGACAGAGAATTCCCTCTTGTTTCGGCTCAGAGTCAAAATGTTGCTTTGAAGGAAGACACTGTAAAGAGAAATTCAGGAGAGGAGGTAGCTTCGTTAGCAGCAAGGAagcaagaaattgaacgccagcagcaagaagaacTTGAAAAACGACAACAAATCGAAAGACGTAGACTTGACGAAGAACGGATACGCCATGAAGCCGAAAGGGAACAACGCATTTCGTTAGAGCTTAAACGCCAGGACATGGAGTCGAAGCAACGTGAGATAGAGCTTCGGCAGCAACAAGCGAAGGAGCGGATAGAATTGGAGCGCCTGCAAAAAGAAGAGGTGGAGCAGCAAAGAAAGCTTGAAGAGGAAGCTGAGCGAAAAGCGCGAGACGAAGAGGTCCGAAGGCAGCTCGAGTTGGAGAGACTTGAGAAAACTCGGCGCGAGGAGCTCAAGCGcctcgacgaagaagcccgGAAACGAGAGGAGGTTGAAAAACAGAGGTTACAGCGAGAGGCAGAAGAAGCAGAGGCTCGCAGGCAAGAGGAGGCGGCTCGACAGAAAAAGCTGGCgcttgaaaaggaaaaggaacgaCAGCAGTGCGAGGAAAAAGCGCGTTTAAATGATGTTCGATGGCGAGAGCAAACTGAAGAGGCAAAAAAAATTCTTTTATGGAAACGATGGAAGCAAAAACTTCCCAAGTATTTGGAAAACGCGGAAGAGACCGCGCGAATGTTGCAACATTTGAGCCCCACCTCGTCAGCCTCCCTGAAACTTGTGAAGCTTCTTCACGGAGCCACTACATTTCATTCGCATCAACCTGCTTCTCTGCTTCGCCACAAATTTTCCTATCCGCCTGATTTGCGAATGGTTCTTGAAAATCTTCTCAACCAAGACACCAAACAAATTAATCTGTCGTCAGGCATTGCTGAATCATTATCTCGGATATGGCGTTGTTCAAGGTTGGACAattcttgtcaaaaatgtTTTTTATTCAAGATCGGAGTCTTGTGTCCACAGTCAAAATCAATTCGCCTACAAAGTCTTTCAGAATTACTGAAAGCTTGGCTCCAAACTGTTCTTAGCTTTCACAAAATACACGAGACATCAACAACTTTCGTAAACGTCAGGGTGGTTGTTACTGACAGCAACCATTCGAAAATGGATGATTGCGATTGTGTCTTGGTGGTGGTTCCTGTTATGTTTTCGATAGGCGAGGAGCTTTTGCGCCTCAAAGGTTTGTCTTCTACGATTGGCCGAACCGTGCCGCGAGTTGTCCTCGGTCTTACGGACAATTTTGATCGGGCCTGTGTGGACGACATGAATCGTCGCTTGGATGATACGTTTTCATCTTTATCCAACAATATCACTTTAGTCAATAATGCTGAACTATCACTAGAAGATGTACGCGGTGCTTTGCATTGTGCCTGCGAACAAATTGCACAACGAATTACGGAAGAAGCTCCAGTGGTTATTCAAAGGATGACTCCCGAGCAAGTTGCGTGCAAGTGCATATCGGACGCTATCTCACAATCTGGTCCTACCGAGAAGCGCGATAAAATCGTCGAACTAGCACAAGCAGCTCTCATCATAATGATCGAAGAGATGGAAGACGTGGCGGCAGAAAGAGAAAGGGCTCCTTCTTGGCCGGCATCTGAGTTTGCGAACGACAGCGGCCGCGTTTTGCATTACTTTGGCCGAGGCGAACACTTGCCGCTGCTTTGGTCTTCGACCTTGTCCTTAGGAAACGTAGAATCCCGGTTGACTCCTATGTCGACTGTTTTGAATGGTTCTTTGCCTGATGCATTGGAGCAGTTGCTCCGCGGGGCACCGGAACAGATTCTTTACGAATGCCACACTTTGCTGGACAAGAGGTTGTTTCGGCAATGCCTACAGCAGTCTCTCTTTTGGTTCAGAGACGCTATACATCCCTGCACCAGCGAGTCTTTTCTGTATTTCGCCCCGGGCGACGTAGATTGTATTGCTCAAGCAACCGGTATTCGGCTCCGAAACCTTGTGGAACGAGAAAACTCGATTTGCTTCGAAGcgaacgaaggaaaagatGATGTACGGGAAAATGACCTGTTTGCGGAAGTTATCGACTCGCCGTTGGAGTTTGACGGTGAAGCACAATTAGCGTTGGGGAGCGCCACCGAGACACCGACTCCACCGGCATCTCCCGAAGTCACAAAGACGACGCCTAAGCGGGCGTTGAGTGATGCAAGCATACAGCCGATCGATTCCGTGGAAGCCGGCTcgtttgcaaagcaaacACCGGGTGCGGTTCCGACTCCACAGTCCCTATCGTACGGCACGTCCCCGAAGCGTGCCCGTCAGACGAGTGTGGCGACGACATCACTCGTCGCTGTCTCGAGCGATGTTATGCACAGCCGTAAGTGGACGGAACGATTGGAAGCGTTGGCGTCAGGTGACGTGATGGCGGACATGATTGTGGGCCAGTATATGTTGTCGGCGCTCGTACAAGATGCTCCGCCTCTGACGAAAGAATAG
- a CDS encoding cytochrome b-561-like protein (possible a ferric reductase similar to Dcytb involved in iron uptake in the duodenal mucosa) gives MNENTLHRSKNALDLKASRQLNRRDRPGDEYMSTNALLEDGAERVDEDANSSEDHHEVTVDLISKLQESSYTIAHILALAAMLVVIWWINTLGGLSWKRGQAKLVFNWHPLLMVASFCFMTVASLSFRFSFLQQRLDRGRLKVVHGSAWLVAALCAVVALLAVFRSHNDAKSGFVANMYSFHSWIGAAVILLYALQFFVGLFSFAFPPRFVTPEIKATALLFHVFAGPLIYVLTATTILLGIQEKEGFIGCAYKVESADLFPFLNIGKIPLPCLVGHILGFLVFSTAITTSFALHNFGSRYEQRRVN, from the coding sequence atgaacGAGAATACACTGCACAGATCAAAGAACGCTCTCGATTTGAAAGCTAGCCGCCAGCTTAACAGAAGGGACCGTCCTGGTGACGAGTACATGTCTACCAAtgctcttttggaagatggaGCCGAGCGTGTCGACGAAGATGCCAATTCGTCTGAGGACCATCATGAGGTAACTGTTGATCTCATTTCGAAGCTACAAGAGAGCAGCTACACAATTGCGCATATCTTGGCGCTAGCTGCCATGCTAGTCGTGATTTGGTGGATCAACACACTCGGAGGTTTGTCGTGGAAACGCGGTCAAGCCAAACTTGTGTTCAACTGGCATCCTTTGCTCATGGTAGCATCTTTTTGTTTCATGACGGTAGCTTCTCTGTCATTtcggttttcttttttgcaaCAAAGATTAGACCGGGGTCGCCTGAAAGTAGTGCACGGATCGGCATGGTTGGTGGCGGCGCTGTGCGCCGTTGTTGCGCTGCTGGCCGTCTTTCGGTCGCACAACGATGCCAAGAGTGGCTTTGTCGCAAACATGTACAGTTTTCATTCGTGGATCGGAGCAGCCGTCATTCTCTTGTATGCGCTCCAATTTTTTGTCGGTCTGTTTTCATTCGCCTTTCCACCGCGTTTTGTCACTCCCGAAATAAAGGCAACAGCTTTGCTCTTTCATGTCTTTGCTGGTCCTTTGATATATGTTCTgacagcaacgacaattcTTTTGGGTATTCAGGAAAAGGAAGGCTTTATTGGCTGTGCATATAAAGTCGAGAGCGCCGACCTTTTCCCTTTCCTCAATATTGGAAAGATTCCATTgccttgtcttgttggccATATCCTCGGTTTCTTGGTGTTTTCAACAGCTATCACTACCTCTTTTGCCCTCCACAATTTTGGTAGCCGTTATGAACAAAGACGAGTAAATTAA
- a CDS encoding predicted protein produces the protein MSGPKVAYLQNEDYPDLTMIGSIEVEAIENGEGGAIHSIELLPPDEGDDNSSFETKVDTDALRNENTDSSILDGWAASLMGCVACETFNPKSALRKKIPCTDTSVKQTVSFGHLHISEFNMTLGDHPSATSGPPVALGWQRLGATREIHLDDYERARMPRRKRRHLKIPYRDRRALLEKDAGFSETEVNQAWAEALQIRKQRQETLQRGLFLMVIDDFCESASRKYQRMSDGITQAIMRNDQVLFSKKNLGDSWEQHDTQYTPGSVHTFVVLKHRVGHSVQTMALPR, from the exons ATGTCTGGTCCGAAAGTAGCGTATTTGCAGAATGAGGATTACCCGGATTTGACGATGATAGGAAGCATCGAAGTTGAGGCGATAGAGAATGGGGAGGGGGGAGCTATTCATAGCATCGAGCTATTACCACCCGACGAGGGCGATGACAACAGCAGTTTTGAAACGAAAGTAGATACAGACGCGTTGAGGAACGAAAACACGGATTCCTCCATATTGGATGGCTGGGCTGCTTCGTTAATGGGATGCGTCGCCTGTGAGACCTTCAACCCTAAATCTGCCTTGCGCAAGAAAATTCCTTGTACCGACACTTCGGTTAAGCAAACAGTGTCTTTTGGTCACCTACATATCAGTGAGTTCAACATGACCCTTGGAGATCACCCTTCCGCCACCTCAGGACCACCAGTAGCCCTAGGCTGGCAACGTCTTGGAGCAACCCGAGAAATCCACTTGGACGATTACGAACGTGCGCGAATGCCCCGACGGAAACGCCGCCATCTGAAAATTCCCTACCGAGATCGACGTGCCCTTTTGGAGAAAGATGCGGGCTTTTCCGAAACCGAAGTCAATCAGGCATGGGCTGAAGCCTTGCAAATTCGTAAACAGCGCCAAGAAACATTGCAACGAGGACTCTTTCTCATGGTAATTGACGATTTTTGCGAATCGGCATCCAGGAAATATCAAAGAATGTCGGACGGCATAACACAAG CTATCATGCGCAATGATCAAGTTCTTTTCTCGAAA AAAAATTTAGGCGACTCATGGGAGCAGCATGACACACAATATACGCCTGGAAGCGTTCATACTTTTGTTGTGCTCAAGCATCGAGTGGGCCATTCGGTGCAAACGATGGCGCTTCCTCGATAG
- a CDS encoding predicted protein, which produces MSRRLAIWPTSEVCVFPTGSLVRRIRSTKRRYFRQAAFLPTFFQLFASVRKSASPCLQFAVSQLGTERKRESWYFFESSSAFSHCTTLSRKAPMASPMPATISMDPSLSRSNSNSSTTTDTPTRTVSLSPTTLQGSVWPVTAQRNPSAFLRSARQAYGKALARARMLPAARRSTESMPDATAFFRRPASIPPYVSCAFLNDGDKILAADRAGTVDILQLPEPHRPQQEENTCDPDVLGSVYNVGVHAKPHVPSNYFKLQRLDGGHAFVMGLPSGECRIFATEQLDKGPIVSYCDQTLKPAPVAQFAGSFVTDIWRILPPPRKYQRHDDLTLWKQYRDPTTAMHAVDVLHEIPFWNNVDGAGAGGFSSKVNHAVGAAQWDFRETSARTFLAVHVQLHGDALGLSCIDPRTSSTANSTGTCSSPSRPSHKVCLAHVPTAFAHADTQVVAAFRSAGLPRTTAPPSPPTSLAEQSVVAIWDLRYFAKPKKTLSFPSHRVYDYDQSTAVASVVLPPGQRVRQLSASRTRPGRLLVTIKNTDGCTEHGLWQDPLRNTALTTVIANGCSEFRKPILAIDDACDVVACYEQGTAVSLYDLSQQPSRYQSVATSTCQSHGLSGRKKKRTYRGEARPDTIPPQRIETTLCDRYGLNTDLSCMAWNPSGTILVGGSCDGDLFVWPGPA; this is translated from the exons ATGTCACGGCGTCTCGCCATCTGGCCGACATCGGAAGTTTGTGTTTTCCCAACCGGTTCTCTCGTGAGGAGAATTCGTTCGACGAAGCGGAGATACTTCCGACAAGCTGCTTTCCTCCCGacctttttccaactttttgCTTCTGTTCGGAAATCTGCTTCCCCCTGTTTACAGTTCGCGGTCTCCCAACTCGGGACCGAA agaaagagagagagtTGGTACTTCTttgagtcgtcgtcggcgttttCGCATTGCACCACTCTGTCCAGAAAAGCTCCCATGGCGTCCCCGATGCCAGCGACGATAAGCATGGATCCTTCTCTGTCGCGAAGCAATTCCAATTCCAGCACGACGACGGACACACCGACCCGTACAGTTTCGTTGTCCCCCACGACACTCCAGGGATCGGTTTGGCCCGTCACGGCGCAACGAAACCCCTCCGCCTTTCTACGCTCCGCTCGACAAGCCTACGGCAAAGCCTTGGCACGAGCACGCATGTTACCCGCCGCCCGAAGATCCACCGAGTCCATGCCGGACGCGACGGCCTTTTTCCGTCGACCCGCTTCCATTCCTCCCTACGTCAGTTGCGCCTTTCTCAACGATGGCGACAAAATACTGGCGGCGGATCGCGCCGGAACCGTGGATATTCTCCAACTTCCGGAACCACACCGTCCGCAACAAGAGGAGAATACGTGTGATCCGGACGTACTGGGATCGGTTTATAACGTCGGCGTACACGCCAAACCCCACGTACCGAGCAACTATTTCAAGTTGCAGCGGTTGGACGGCGGACACGCCTTTGTCATGGGATTGCCGTCGGGGGAGTGCCGCATTTTCGCTACGGAACAACTCGACAAGGGTCCGATTGTCTCGTACTGCGACCAAACATTGAAACCGGCACCGGTGGCGCAGTTTGCTGGATCCTTCGTGACCGATATTTGGCGCATTCTCCCGCCGCCCCGCAAGTACCAACGCCACGACGACCTAACGCTCTGGAAACAGTATCGCGACCCCACTACGGCCATGCACGCGGTCGACGTCCTGCACGAAATTCCCTTCTGGAACAATGTAGACGGCGCGGGAGCTGGTGGATTCTCCTCCAAGGTGAACCACGCCGTCGGAGCGGCGCAGTGGGATTTTCGCGAAACGTCCGCGCGCACGTTTCTCGCCGTGCACGTGCAATTGCACGGTGATGCCTTGGGTTTGTCCTGTATCGACCCCCGCACATCCTCTACCGCCAACAGTACCGGGACGTGTTCGAGCCCATCACGGCCCTCCCACAAAGTGTGTTTGGCGCACGTTCCGACCGCATTCGCCCACGCCGATACACAAGTCGTCGCCGCCT TTCGCTCCGCAGGCCTCCCCCGAACGACGGCGCCGCCGTCCCCACCCACTTCCTTGGCGGAACAGAGCGTGGTGGCTATTTGGGATTTACGGTACTTTGCCAAGCCAAAAAAGACCCTCTCGTTTCCGTCCCACAGAGTATACGACTACGACCAGTCCACCGCCGTCGCATCCGTCGTCTTGCCTCCCGGCCAACGCGTGCGACAGCTTAGTGCTTCCCGGACTCGACCGGGACGTCTGTTGGTCACGATCAAGAACACGGACGGTTGTACCGAACACGGACTCTGGCAAGACCCGCTCCGCAATACGGCCCTCACGACCGTCATTGCCAACGGCTGTTCGGAATTCCGCAAGCCCATCTTGGCGATCGACGACGCCTGCGACGTAGTGGCCTGTTACGAACAAGGCACGGCGGTTTCCTTGTACGATTTGTCACAGCAACCGTCCCGTTACCAAAGTGTCGCCACCTCGACGTGCCAATCTCACGGCTTGTCGGgtcgaaagaaaaaacgcACGTACCGGGGAGAAGCCCGACCCGATACCATCCCACCCCAACGAATCGAGACGACCTTGTGCGATCGTTACGGGCTCAATACTGATTTGTCCTGTATGGCCTGGAATCCCTCGGGCACAATCCTGGTGGGAGGATCGTGCGACGGGGATCTATTCGTTTGGCCGGGGCCGGCGTAG